A portion of the Candidatus Omnitrophota bacterium genome contains these proteins:
- a CDS encoding glycosyltransferase family 87 protein, protein MDRDQQRVIGILLLIVGAVFYFHSSVYQSYYSHRNDFAHLYLGGYIADRGGNFFDFNLIWNAKNYLHIPTGLNPFVYPPFFAILLIPLSHFSYNNAWTLFFVLSHAAYFFSLALIVRSFRREEESAWLWWGGLMALSACFIPLPKTYSAGQMNTFMLLILSGGWFLWQRKREAAAGAVIGLGAAIKITPAILLLYFLWKGRWRAAAGGFVVIGLSIIISYSCFGAEIHRSFLREARQMSYGSSTWSNLPPPYDRFNQHYHVEPHNQAPSALWHRLLTNNPSTQGAANSPRTAKAFSYLTALAILAALAWGNKLGSGECRIEEYSLWILGMLLLPSLLWDHYLAQAILPIAAAWRLALDGRSRGLVLLGLSIAIMAIPFLHDHPLYKEGWMTLFMSLKLFALLLLGIYFFLNLPNRNAKGKFPCDEYPDFE, encoded by the coding sequence ATGGATCGGGACCAACAGCGCGTTATTGGAATACTATTATTGATCGTTGGAGCTGTTTTTTATTTTCACTCTTCCGTCTATCAATCCTATTACTCCCATCGCAACGATTTCGCCCATCTCTATTTGGGCGGCTATATAGCGGATCGGGGCGGGAATTTTTTTGATTTCAACTTGATTTGGAACGCCAAGAATTATTTGCATATCCCTACTGGCCTCAATCCGTTCGTCTATCCTCCCTTCTTCGCAATTTTACTCATTCCGCTGAGCCATTTCTCCTATAATAACGCCTGGACGCTCTTTTTCGTTCTCAGTCACGCAGCGTATTTTTTCTCTCTCGCTCTCATCGTGCGCAGCTTCCGCCGCGAAGAGGAATCAGCCTGGCTTTGGTGGGGAGGATTGATGGCCTTGTCCGCCTGCTTCATTCCACTGCCCAAAACCTATTCCGCCGGACAGATGAATACGTTCATGCTGTTGATCCTTAGCGGCGGATGGTTTTTATGGCAAAGAAAGCGCGAGGCGGCGGCGGGCGCCGTCATCGGCTTGGGAGCGGCAATCAAAATCACGCCCGCTATTCTATTGCTCTATTTTCTTTGGAAAGGCCGCTGGCGGGCGGCGGCGGGCGGATTCGTAGTCATCGGCTTATCGATTATTATTTCCTATTCCTGTTTCGGCGCAGAAATCCATCGATCCTTTCTGCGCGAAGCGCGGCAGATGTCTTACGGCTCTTCCACGTGGTCTAACCTGCCACCGCCGTATGATCGCTTCAACCAGCATTACCACGTAGAACCACACAACCAGGCGCCGTCCGCCCTCTGGCATCGCCTTCTGACCAACAATCCCTCTACGCAAGGAGCCGCCAACTCGCCCCGGACGGCGAAGGCGTTTTCCTATCTGACGGCGCTGGCGATTCTGGCCGCGTTGGCTTGGGGAAATAAGTTAGGCTCCGGCGAATGCCGGATCGAAGAATACAGTTTATGGATTCTGGGAATGCTGCTATTGCCCAGCTTGTTATGGGATCACTATCTCGCGCAAGCGATTTTGCCCATCGCGGCGGCCTGGCGTTTGGCGTTGGATGGACGGTCGCGCGGCCTCGTTCTTCTGGGCCTATCCATCGCCATCATGGCGATTCCCTTTCTGCACGACCATCCGCTCTACAAGGAAGGGTGGATGACGCTTTTCATGTCCTTAAAACTTTTCGCGCTGTTGCTGCTGGGCATTTATTTTTTCTTGAACTTGCCAAATCGAAACGCCAAGGGAAAATTTCCCTGCGACGAATATCCTGACTTCGAATAG
- a CDS encoding DUF433 domain-containing protein, whose product MTLINRIEINPDIMLGKPVVRGTRIPVELILRKLSERASEADFLDAFSQLTPEDIQAAILYAEVMKDMKMKDLSREKFRAIFLFLY is encoded by the coding sequence ATGACCTTAATCAATCGCATCGAAATCAATCCTGATATCATGCTGGGCAAACCTGTGGTTCGTGGAACCAGGATTCCAGTGGAACTCATCCTGCGCAAACTCAGCGAGAGAGCAAGCGAGGCGGATTTTCTGGATGCCTTTTCTCAGTTGACGCCTGAGGACATACAGGCGGCTATCCTTTATGCCGAAGTAATGAAGGATATGAAGATGAAAGACCTTTCAAGAGAGAAATTCAGGGCTATTTTTTTATTTCTATATTGA
- a CDS encoding Asp23/Gls24 family envelope stress response protein, with the protein MIGYFDTDLGRVQISATIVRRFIMKEVEKNRSFRFPGTKQGEPVSRKTAERCIRVNFVEGHVEAILIISVLYGTRIIKEARELQGKIARTLQLGAGLNVDKISINVESVFEMEPEKTPLLLDHESMRANAVNQ; encoded by the coding sequence ATGATCGGTTATTTCGATACGGATTTAGGACGAGTTCAAATTTCCGCCACCATCGTTCGGCGATTCATCATGAAAGAGGTGGAAAAAAATCGTTCTTTTCGCTTTCCGGGAACGAAACAGGGGGAGCCGGTCAGCCGAAAAACGGCGGAACGCTGCATTCGCGTCAACTTCGTCGAAGGACATGTGGAAGCGATTTTGATTATCTCCGTCCTCTATGGAACCCGGATCATCAAGGAAGCCCGCGAGTTGCAAGGCAAAATCGCCCGGACGCTGCAATTGGGCGCCGGATTGAACGTCGATAAGATTTCTATCAATGTAGAGAGCGTTTTCGAAATGGAACCGGAAAAAACGCCGCTGTTGCTGGATCACGAATCGATGCGCGCCAATGCCGTCAATCAATAA
- the amaP gene encoding alkaline shock response membrane anchor protein AmaP — protein sequence MRQLTLLASFVILICLSLACWLIVLGNSSLLLGISVWLPNIYMDAWGKIAFWAFALLSLGCSLSLLAMIFGFEPRMRKHIILEDESGAIGVSLDAIEDFIKRKAININGVRDLHVRAEAVEGELLLKTKVVLELQRNVPEFTKMFQEKIHRELVDTLGLQNVKEVQVLIQKILPRETKSEPILLSPPAQIYLKEPDEENSPGEDHPTKINNA from the coding sequence ATGAGACAACTTACCCTGCTGGCGTCGTTTGTCATCTTAATCTGTCTATCCCTCGCCTGTTGGCTGATCGTGTTGGGGAACAGTTCATTGCTGTTGGGCATCAGCGTTTGGCTTCCCAATATCTATATGGATGCATGGGGTAAAATCGCATTTTGGGCGTTTGCTTTGCTTTCGCTGGGTTGCAGCCTGTCGTTGCTGGCGATGATTTTCGGATTCGAACCCCGAATGCGCAAGCATATCATTTTGGAAGACGAATCCGGCGCCATCGGCGTCTCGTTGGACGCCATCGAAGACTTCATCAAACGCAAAGCCATCAACATCAACGGCGTGCGCGATCTGCATGTGCGGGCGGAAGCGGTCGAGGGCGAGTTGTTGCTCAAAACCAAGGTCGTGCTGGAACTGCAACGCAACGTGCCGGAATTCACGAAGATGTTCCAGGAAAAAATCCATCGCGAACTGGTGGATACCCTCGGCCTGCAAAACGTGAAGGAAGTCCAGGTTCTCATACAAAAAATATTGCCGCGAGAGACGAAATCCGAACCGATTCTCTTATCCCCACCCGCGCAAATTTATCTCAAAGAGCCGGATGAAGAAAATTCCCCCGGCGAGGATCATCCCACGAAAATCAACAACGCCTAA
- the gatC gene encoding Asp-tRNA(Asn)/Glu-tRNA(Gln) amidotransferase subunit GatC has protein sequence MNISREEVKHIALLSRLELTEDEAKLYTGHLAEILQYVEKLKTLDVSDVEPMSHAVPMSNIFREDEIAPCLSNEEALKNAPDSAPPFYRVPRVTE, from the coding sequence ATGAACATCAGCCGCGAAGAAGTCAAACATATCGCTCTCTTGAGCCGCCTGGAACTTACGGAAGACGAAGCGAAACTCTATACCGGCCACCTGGCGGAAATACTGCAATACGTCGAAAAATTGAAAACGCTGGACGTGTCGGACGTCGAGCCGATGTCCCACGCCGTGCCCATGTCCAACATCTTCCGCGAAGACGAAATCGCGCCTTGCCTCAGCAACGAAGAAGCCCTCAAAAACGCCCCCGACAGCGCTCCCCCCTTCTACCGCGTCCCCCGCGTTACGGAATAA